The genome window GTGCTGGTATAACagcatacacaaataaaaataatatcacgtccctttgtatctttttttagttaaataatgttaGAAAAAAAGGGTTTCATTGATAAGATCGTTCGAATGCTTTATTTAGCCTTTTAttgaagttataattattttggcaCGGTATAAAAATGTGGCGTGTGAATTTTTATGATGCCCGTAAAGTGACATGACCACTGCACGATGAAGTTGATCGCTAAGGCTCAACTCATGCTGGCTGAGCAGCGCCGGGGCGAGCTTTCTCTACAATTCTACATAGTAAAGAGATCACATCGTTTGAGAAGTTCGAAAAGGGCGGCCGCACGCGTTTTGCCAGCGGTATTGATTTTATTGCTTCGTCGTATCCTACCGGTCGCTGACGGCCGCTGCCCGCCTTTGCTGTTCCAGTGTGAATCGGCACTAAGCCGCGAATTAAGTttcaagtcgctcgaaatagacaacttcacacctattttattttgtaataaactacaaatgtttttatacacAATGTTCACTGCTTTTTCGGTCGATTCAGGgccatattgatatatattaaatgcaatgtatttaaggtacttaattggataaggttTAATGCTGTTTTGCTTTAAATCGCTTCGaatataagccattattttgcgaaaaagtaaagtatataaatataccatcGCGGAATATTTTTGTAGAACTTTTAAGGTGTGCAATACTGTTGTACATTATTTAGTTCTATCTCAGGTTTCAGGGTcgtgtagggttcagccagcgtttgcaatgtaagcgcaaaaaatttgtttatttacgacatcacattggAAACCTCTAAAAGTATCGGTATTTCTctacattatgtatgtattatacatataaaaattcccCTTGAATAACTCTGTCTATTAATAAAGCcaacatcaaaatccgttgcgtagtttttaagatctaagcattcaaagggacagacagacagcgggaagcgactttttttatataatatgtagtgatttaaattgtgattgtttaaatttgtaatttatgatttgaatgcattacaataaaacataatataaatctttgtttaaataaaaaacaaataacggtggttattaaatttttatttgaaaataactgaaaaatcaataatgagcatacatttttattaacttaaaataatattttagtgactttaatgaaaaaataaatcacaaactaACAGCCTATATTTTGTACGCAGTGTTGCCAGTAACACTTACTAATATGGCGAATTTAAATgacatagtattttaattaatttgagatATTAATTTAGACGACTTTCTGGAGGTACTCGTCGAACAGGTAGAGGGCCAGGGAGAGGTCCTTGCCTTCGTTAGCTGTGATGAACTGTTTGAGGTCGGACGTGTGTCCAGCGAGGTCCCTGACGGTCTTGGCCTGGTCTTCGATGAATTCCTCTTCCAAATACTGTGCGATCTGTTTataaacgaaattatatataaatatacactcaaacatttaacatttttgttaacCAAGTCTGTACTAGCTATAATAGTTAAGTAAGGTTGATTTTTTATAACTGTAAACATCGATCATATCAGTAATTGCTATCGAAATGCTTATTAATGAACCAAtagctaatttaattattaaaaaatacacaatataaatattcattttattgtaaatgtaattaatcttcgatgttattcatttaattgtgaatgtaattaattttaaatgttataaatgtaagttttattagtatttgtttaGAAACTATTtcatgaaattgtatttttttactgataatataatatttttgatcgcTTTACACTTTTTTGTgttgtgttaattttaaattgaattttagtcGATAAACTAACcttggtaatattaaaaatgttaaactaagtatgtttatttgtaacacGCGTTGACGTCTCAATTACTGAACCGATCACATTGAAATTTAACATACATGACGTTAGGGATACATTAAAGAACATAGGCCCACACACTTGACCCCCTCTCAACACGAAGAGGGAAACtagtaaatataaagttacagGGTTAGATCTACCAGAACATATCGCAATTTCAGCTGCAACAATGACATTTGGATCTTGTCCAAGGTAATTCCCCCCAACGCTATTACAATAAATCACGATTAGACTCCATTTACTGTGAAAGTTTTCCAAAGGTTAAAGCATAGACAACTTTGGCCTTGAATTgccgcgatatcattggtcgagagttgaattcttgaataatctatgatccTCATTATGTATTCGcgaaaaattaagatttatccGAGAcgttgttatcggaatttttggaaataaatttattgtgaatataaacagttactaatatatattaattttgtaaatcatAATATAGCAAGTCGATTgtgtaaatttaaggtttgtttatcttttctcCTTCGATTGGTATAGACTATATGTCACATTACGATACGACCCACGGGTTCATTCACCGCGCGGAACTGCTAGTATAGGAATTATATAACAATGTCTTATTGTGCAAGCATTGTTTTATAAACGTTTTCAAATTATTGGTAGGGGTGGGGGTCATGTTTAAAGTAACTTATGTTCATATCTGTATCCCTTACGTATGCAAAATGTTACGCTGATCGGTTAAGAGATTAAAGTGAAAAATACttaaccaatatatataaatcttatatcaGAAGATGAATCACGTTTCGAAgaagattttagtatataatattattatacaagctTCGCAGTTTCACAGCTTCATGCTTAGGCTTTTTAAGTGACAAGTGTGAACAGTTCTTGTCTTTGGTTaaacatttatactttattccagCCAGAACAGGAAAAAAGCCTAATAAAGAccatttgacagcgaattgacgcgatatcattggtctagAGCTTGAttgatctatgatattcattatggattttcgaaaaaatggcgttttgaacgtcgacgaaacagttatcggaattttggaagtcaaattaaagtggatataagtggttaagtgtaatagtgttgtattataaataaagatatattaatcataaactctaaGTTGTGCACAACATAGCatagttattagcaaatcgcatgaaaaacgttaatataagtttgtttatcttttttcctacttccattggaataggctatatgtctagatagactgtcaaggCAGAGAACGCATCGAAAAATATAGTTAGTATAACAGTTGAACACTGtttacacgcacactagtatgTCATGGACGCTAAGACAATGAAGTTGACTCGATTTTCGGCCTTTTGAAGTGCGACATTCTtcttgaattaagtataatcTGCGACCAGAAATCTAAAAGAATCTAAAGATTAACTCACCTCAGGATCGTGGGTCTTGTGGTTGTTCCTGGTGGCCTCCTGGTGGATGAAGAATGCGCGTTCAGCCATTTCCTTCTGTGTGTCTAGAGCGTGAGCGAGCGACTCTAATTCCTGCAGCTCCAGGGTGCTCTCCCTGGCTTCTGTCTCCAGAGAGCTGCGGGAACGGAAGTCCATGGTACCGCCTGGGGGTGACAATATATTTAGTACATATATTTCAATGGATGGTCCAGCTGATAATTGTGATTCTCGCATTAGTTTTCTTTCAAAACGAAATATAAGACATTATATCCAAGTAAGCTCTTTTgaacaaacacttttgaaacgtcatttaaaAGACTTTAATAAAAGATGCCATTAATCCAAGAACAGGTTAAAATAGTTAGTAATTACCCCTTTCCACTATTTCAGTCACACAATGCCTGTTTCAATGGTAACTGTTAAGATCAATAAAAcacttttaactttaaatggTCAACATTGGTTGAGTTCTACTCTGTGGCAATCATTATGGATTAGCTATCAAAactatggaaataaaattcaatatgtcGAATAGGAtggattttaaacaaatatgaattgaTGACCTTGGATTGTTTCTACACTATTTCTCAAAATCTAAAATGTGCTTGCGGGCGGCgctatgagaaatattaaccattccttacatcaccaatgcgtcaccttgggagataagatgttatgtccctcgtgtccgtagttacactggctcactcaccattcaaaccggaacacaagaatactaagtattgcttaaTAAGTGGTAGAATATGTTACCAGAGGAAAGGCATACCGCATAAACTTACCTCTTTTGGTTACATGTTGGATAATCTCAACTGTCTTTGCCCAAGCTTCATCGGAGAGCTTCTTGAAGAGCTTGTG of Vanessa atalanta chromosome 28, ilVanAtal1.2, whole genome shotgun sequence contains these proteins:
- the LOC125074859 gene encoding ferritin-1, chloroplastic — encoded protein: MKAVYAIACLLALSAVSADVCYNEVSMECGRATSSLALPSCNAVYGNFGRQGNVANELQAYANLHLRRSYEYLLSAAYYNNYQTNRDGFHKLFKKLSDEAWAKTVEIIQHVTKRGGTMDFRSRSSLETEARESTLELQELESLAHALDTQKEMAERAFFIHQEATRNNHKTHDPEIAQYLEEEFIEDQAKTVRDLAGHTSDLKQFITANEGKDLSLALYLFDEYLQKVV